One Cryobacterium roopkundense genomic region harbors:
- a CDS encoding potassium channel family protein, protein MNDERWQRIMQWPLTAAGVLFLITYSVRVLLDYQGDLSAVAWTIIVAAWLLFLVDYVVRFALARDRGHWFRTHIFDLLAVVLPAVRPLRALRLITLFPVFRRNTGDALRSRVSIYLAGSISLLLYLASLAVLQSERFAPGANIRTFGDAVWWSVVTLGTVGYGDYYPVTGAGRLVAVALMAGGVALVGVITATLSSWIVERVSAITLR, encoded by the coding sequence ATGAATGACGAGCGTTGGCAGAGAATCATGCAGTGGCCGCTCACGGCCGCCGGAGTGCTGTTCCTGATCACCTACAGCGTGCGCGTGCTCCTCGACTATCAGGGTGACCTATCGGCCGTCGCCTGGACGATCATCGTCGCGGCGTGGCTCTTGTTCCTCGTGGACTACGTGGTGCGTTTCGCTCTCGCACGCGATCGGGGGCACTGGTTTCGCACCCATATTTTTGACCTGCTCGCGGTGGTGCTACCGGCGGTGCGCCCGCTGCGCGCCCTCCGGCTGATCACCCTGTTTCCCGTCTTTCGACGCAACACAGGGGACGCGCTGCGGTCTCGGGTGAGCATCTACCTGGCCGGTTCGATCTCGCTCCTGCTCTACCTCGCCTCGCTCGCCGTGCTGCAGAGCGAGAGGTTCGCTCCCGGGGCCAATATCCGAACCTTCGGCGACGCCGTGTGGTGGTCTGTTGTGACCCTCGGCACCGTGGGCTACGGCGACTACTATCCCGTGACGGGCGCCGGTCGGCTCGTCGCCGTGGCGCTCATGGCCGGTGGAGTCGCCCTCGTCGGAGTCATCACGGCCACGCTGTCATCCTGGATTGTGGAGAGGGTCTCGGCGATCACTCTGCGGTGA
- a CDS encoding HPr family phosphocarrier protein, whose translation MSERTAVIASRVGLHARPAGIFVAAVSALPIEVTISMQGEPADDAMDAASILSIMSLGASNGDTVVLRAEGEGADEALDSLVKILETDLDAE comes from the coding sequence ATGTCTGAACGCACCGCCGTCATCGCCAGCCGCGTGGGCCTGCACGCCCGTCCCGCCGGGATCTTCGTCGCCGCCGTGAGCGCACTGCCCATCGAAGTAACCATCTCGATGCAGGGCGAACCTGCCGACGACGCCATGGATGCCGCGAGCATCCTCTCGATCATGAGCCTCGGTGCGAGCAACGGCGACACCGTCGTGCTGCGTGCCGAGGGTGAGGGCGCCGATGAGGCCCTCGATTCGCTCGTCAAGATTCTGGAAACCGACCTCGACGCGGAGTAG